In Sordaria macrospora chromosome 5, complete sequence, a single window of DNA contains:
- a CDS encoding mitochondrial 54S ribosomal protein bL28m has protein sequence MSSSLIRPCLRAAAPSTFGTGLRALSTTASQSYHQPRVPSSSIPIPNVSGRVPLDPRVVPSHVAENFPKIEIPSYPYGPRRVYHQSNTGLYGSALIRFGNNVSKRNEIKTRRKWRPNVQQKRLWSKSLGVFVRTRVTTRVLRTIDKVGGLDEYLLGHKAARVKELGPWGWMLRWRIMQTPAVRERFAKEREMLGLPATKEGEKSLEEQLREFKLAGFAFEEGKEPKTKGELQGQADRIINDEKAELEIGQEEDLFVKEEPKPKIAA, from the coding sequence atGTCATCCTCCCTCATCCGCCCGTGCCTCCGGGCGGCCGCCCCCTCAACTTTCGGCACCGGCCTCCGCGCCCTCTCAACCACTGCCTCGCAGTCCTACCACCAACCCCGcgtcccctcctcctcgatcccGATTCCCAACGTCTCCGGCCGCGTCCCTCTCGACCCGCGCGTCGTCCCGTCCCACGTAGCCGAAAACTTCCCCAAGATCGAGATCCCCTCGTACCCGTACGGTCCTCGGCGCGTCTACCACCAATCCAACACGGGTCTTTACGGTTCCGCGCTGATCCGCTTCGGCAACAACGTGTCCAAGCGCAACGAGATCAAGACGCGGCGCAAGTGGCGGCCCAACGTGCAGCAGAAGCGTCTCTGGTCGAAATCGCTGGGCGTGTTCGTGCGCACGCGCGTCACCACTAGGGTGCTCCGCACGATTGACAAAGTCGGTGGTTTGGACGAGTACCTCCTCGGCCACAAGGCCGCGCGCGTCAAGGAGCTTGGGCCGTGGGGATGGATGCTCAGGTGGAGGATCATGCAGACGCCTGCGGTGAGGGAGCGGTTtgcgaaggagagggagatgctTGGATTGCCAGCCACtaaggagggcgagaagagTCTGGAGGAGCAGCTGAGGGAGTTTAAGCTTGCGGGGTTTGCGTTCGAGGAGGGTAAGGAGCCAAAGACCAAGGGGGAACTGCAGGGGCAGGCGGATAGGATTATTAACGacgagaaggccgagttGGAGATtggccaggaggaggatctgtttgtgaaggaggagccgaagccgaagattGCGGCTTAG